The genomic stretch GACCCCGAACCAGACAGCACTCTGGGCGATCACCAAAGAGGAGGTCGTCTGTTTTGCTCTCCCTTTCGGCAGGAGGGAACTGCTTGAACGGAGTACGCGCTTTTATGAGGTATTCGCGAACATTGCCGATGAAATAAGCCAATTTGATCCCATATTCGGGCCGCCCGATCAAAAATATCGCTTACGGTCGGCCTTTGCCCGCTACAGCCCGAAAACCGCCCATGATCTTTATCAACTCCTGGTGGCCCAGGCGGAGTCAGTCTTCCGCACCAAACGGGTCGTCTATCTCACCCTTGACGATTTTTTGTATAAACTGCCGTTTGAAGCGCTGTTGACCAAACCCTTCCCCGAAGATCATGAAAACAAGTCGATTATGGGGGGAAGCCTGACTGACGCACCTTTCTGGGTAAAAACGCATACCATTTCCTACCTGCCATCACTCTCCGTGCTCCGCAGTCTGCGGACCCTGGAGAAAAAACAACAGGGTGGGCAAGAGCCCTTTATCGCCTTTGCCGATCCCGTCTTTAGCTCCGACCAAGTACCGCAAAGCGGGAATACCTTCACCCGCTCTGTGTACTTCCGAAAGGCCCCGACCCATTCGGGTAAGATGGTATGGGAACTCCCCCCTCTGCCGGATACTCGCGACGAGGCCCTTGAGGTCGCAAAAATCCTTGGGGGTTCGAGCGAGCAGGATGTGTATCTGCAGAAACGAGCCATTGAGGAAAACGTAAAAACCATCCCTCTGAACCAGTATAACACCCTGCTTTTTGCCACCCATGCCTTGTTGGCAGGTGAATTCGGTCCGGGAACGCAACCGGCCCTGGCCTTGAGTTTTGTTGGTGATCAGCAAAACGATGGATTGCTGGAAATGGGAGAAATCCTCGGGCTTAATCTGAACGCGGATCTGGTTGTTCTTTCAGCTTGCAATACCGCTGGCGGTAGTGGCAAAGACGACCATGGCGAAGGTTTTGCCGGACTCACCCGGAGTTTCATGTATGCCGGAGCAAGATCTCTGTTTGTTACCCAATGGAGCGTTGAAAGCAGTTCCGCCCGGACCCTGGTGCGGAATACCTTTAACCAGATGCGGACCCAATTAAAAGGAGATGCCTTAGCCCTTTCCAAGCGTGAAATGATCAAGAGTAGAGAACTCCTGAAGTTTGGTGAAAATTTGTCTGCTTCACCAGCGCACCCATACTTCTGGGCACCATATATCCTGGTCGGTGAAGCAAAGTAGTCATCTGACCAGGCACGGCATTTCATATAGGCTTGCCCCAGACCATGAAAGATCCCGCCACCGGAACAGTGACCGGCAAGGCCTGAACAGCCTACGTCGGATTTACAAAGGATGAAAATGACTTGTACACCATGCAGCTGACAGACTTCACGCTCTACGACGCTGTTGCCAATGCCAATGTCGCATGGTCGGCTGTGAATAACGCTGGCGGGACCGTCTACGAAGTGACACAAACCGATGGTGTACTCGATTGCATTTGGACTTCCTCTTGGAACAATCTCATCAATGAGCCACCATGGGTCACCAACCTCGGATCGAACGGACCCAATGTCCTGTACGCCCTCTATAACGCCCTTGCTTCGGGCATCATTTATAAAGATACCTTTGCCAGCACCGCAGAACTGCCCACCACGGGCGCTTGGACGGGATACGTACCGCGCATCACCGGCGTTCATGCGTACAACTTCGAGATTTTCTTCGCAGGGGCTATGGTAATAAACGACGGCACCAACCAGGGGCTTGGCGGGCTTCTCACGGGCCAGGACATGATCGACCTACTCGACAATCGCCTTCAAGCTGACGCGCTGATGAATCCATACATGCTGGAATTGCTCCGCACACAGGAGGTCTCGCCAGCCTATCTGTACCCACCCCTCCTCAATGCTCCCTCATTAAACCGATCATACGACGTGCTGTATTTCTGTTTCCCCGCTGCCAATCAAAGGGAGCATTTTCTCCACAGCAAAAAAGACAATAAATTTTGGCCCCTTGGTCTCGTCCTGCTCTGGGGATAAATGACGCCTCGTTAACTTGGCGATCAAATCCGAGTCAGTCTCTTCCTTAATTTTTTTCAAAAAAAGACGAACGCCTTTGTAATGCGGTGCATCTTCTATAAGGAGATAGGTCGCATAAGGATTTGATTGCAGGTTGTGATGGGTCAAATGGTCACGCATAATAAATGCCACTTGACCGTCTTCCATGACATGCGGTTTGGCGTAGATGGCGGCATCCACTTTACCTGCCGCATCCGCCGTTGCCAAGACCCCTTTGCCTGCAACATTTTCTAAATATTCATTAAGATGCATAGTCGTTCGTCTCCTTTTTTGGGTTATCGATTGGAATCGAAAAGGCCTCATCCGTTCAGCACCAGCATTTTCATTCGCTAAGGGCTGTTGAACGGCGCAAAAACCAAGGGACACTCGTTCCTCCCTCTTGCACCAATCACTTTCTGTTGCAAACAAGGCAATACATGTGTAAGCATTATCATATGATTGAATCCTCCCCTTTTCCATCAAATACAGCATGCGGGACACATTTAATCATCAGGCTCATCAGGCGGAAAAAATCTCATCCGGTCTACGAAGCGTTCTTCCCGGCCTCTATCCCCCCTCCCTAGGGTAACGGCTGGTAATTGATTTCAAACCTTATATTCAAAATAATCGAGGTTATTCATGGCAAAAGAGATAGAGCGTAAATTTATAATTGACATTTCTCAACTCGGAGAGTTGCAATCTGGAGTAGAAATAAAACAAGGGTATATTTCTACAACTGATAATTCCACGGTGAGAATACGCTTATCAGGTGAAAAGGCGTTCCTTACCTTGAAAGGTGAAAATACCGGTGCAACCAGATCTGAATTTGAGTATGAAATTCCCGTCCAAGATGCAAACGAAATGTTAGCGGAACTTTGTAGCGGCCCTATAATTGACAAGACAAGATACTTGGTTGAGCATTGCGGTCATACTTGGGAAGTTGATATCTTTCGTGGAGATAATGAGGGGCTCATTGTCGCAGAAGTTGAGATGCAAAATGAGAATGAACGCGTAGATATCCCGACCTGGGTAATGAATGAAGTTACCGGCCAAGTTAAATATTACAACTCCAATCTTCTGAACAACCCTTTCAAGAATTGGAAATAAACAATCCACCCCCAGAGGGGGGTGGTACAAAGAGGGCATCTGATTTCACTCTGACCGTTTTTATTCGCTTTTATTCGTTGCAGTTGCAATCTCTGAATCTGTTATCAGTGTATTATCTATGCTTCTATTAAAAGAGGTGCTCAAAAGCACTATTATTGTGAATATTATCAAGGCAAGCAAGACAACATCTGTTAGGGAAAAAATCTTTTTTTCAGATTCCCAAAAAATCTTTTTTGTTCTGTTCATAATAAACCCCTTAAAAATATTAAGAAGTGTAAAGATAAAGCCACGCTGGCCGCATTCAACAACTCATAGTGTTGGTATCATCCCATGAGGTATTGACCGTTTTTCTCTGATTATGCGTATATCTTACCCAACGAATGTAAAGAAAATTTGTTGGGTATGAATTAATTTGTAAAGGTTTTGTAAACCCTGCAAATAAAAAGGGGACAGATTTATTTTCTTGTAAATTCGCATGATCACCTGTAACCTATCAACATGCCTAGAACAGCACGAATAATTCTCGCCAACACCCCTCATCATATTGTCCAGCGCGGGCGTAGTCGCCAAAGTGTCTTTTTTGCTGACGATGACTACAGCTACTACCTGAAGAATCTCCTTTATTTCAAGCAGAAATTCAGCTGCAAAGTCTACGCTTACTGCCTGATGACAAATCATGTCCATCTCATCATCGACCCCGGCGATACACCTGAATCACTTTCAAAACTTATGAAACGAGTTGCCGGACGTCAGACACGATATGTCAATAGACAGGAAAAGCGTTCCGGCAGTATATGGGAAGGTCGTTATAGATCCAGCATAATCTCAACGAAAGATTACCTACTCGCCTGCTGCCGTTACATTGAGCTTAACCCGCTACGGGCCGGTATGATCGCAGACCCCGTGCTGTACAAATGGTCAAGTTTCGCCTGCAAAACAACAGACAGGCAGGACCCGATTATCGATTATCCTCCTTCATATCTGTCGCTAGAGGATAATAAAAAGAAACGACAAAAAACGTATGCCAAGTATGCCATTGGCACCGTTCCAGAACATGAAACCAATTTAATAAGAGAAGCCCTGCAGCGCGGACAGCTGACCGGAAGTGACTGGTTCCGTGAAGAGATTTCCCGCATGACAGGCGTCCAGTTTTCCAACAGAGGACCGGGCCGCCCTAAAAAATGAAAAAAATAAAACCGTCCGTCCCCCCTTTTTTCGTACATTTCTGCCACGAATTCAGGTTAAATACAAAAAACTACATTTTCACGTTTTATGATTTTGACAGAATCTTCATTTTTTCAGGAGAGATAAAATTTCCGGCCTGAAATATGGTGAAAAAAGAGAATTCTGCCCTTATCAGTTACAAAATATTCATTTACAATGAATATTTCAAAAATATAAATCATAACT from Candidatus Electrothrix communis encodes the following:
- a CDS encoding pyridoxamine 5'-phosphate oxidase family protein; translated protein: MLYLMEKGRIQSYDNAYTCIALFATESDWCKREERVSLGFCAVQQPLANENAGAERMRPFRFQSITQKRRRTTMHLNEYLENVAGKGVLATADAAGKVDAAIYAKPHVMEDGQVAFIMRDHLTHHNLQSNPYATYLLIEDAPHYKGVRLFLKKIKEETDSDLIAKLTRRHLSPEQDETKGPKFIVFFAVEKMLPLIGSGETEIQHVV
- a CDS encoding CYTH domain-containing protein gives rise to the protein MAKEIERKFIIDISQLGELQSGVEIKQGYISTTDNSTVRIRLSGEKAFLTLKGENTGATRSEFEYEIPVQDANEMLAELCSGPIIDKTRYLVEHCGHTWEVDIFRGDNEGLIVAEVEMQNENERVDIPTWVMNEVTGQVKYYNSNLLNNPFKNWK
- a CDS encoding transposase, with the translated sequence MPRTARIILANTPHHIVQRGRSRQSVFFADDDYSYYLKNLLYFKQKFSCKVYAYCLMTNHVHLIIDPGDTPESLSKLMKRVAGRQTRYVNRQEKRSGSIWEGRYRSSIISTKDYLLACCRYIELNPLRAGMIADPVLYKWSSFACKTTDRQDPIIDYPPSYLSLEDNKKKRQKTYAKYAIGTVPEHETNLIREALQRGQLTGSDWFREEISRMTGVQFSNRGPGRPKK